From a single Flavobacteriales bacterium genomic region:
- a CDS encoding T9SS type A sorting domain-containing protein: MYWEIGIFRVRSTAVSRLVLIVTILMSMLSDVGRIQAATFTTTQNGDWSDPATWGGVYVSSFFPTPVTVPNWFTAGAGDVIIIDHDVNMDYPIFVRSPDVLIINTGASLVSTTHSFYNLSLGDPSTTYSSIQAGVFSFGDLSVHYMRNNTELAILGGRIEVNSSGDFDNLGDVYVQGALDVDGDLNHNSGNLIVSGGGNITVGTGDFQNRSILELNSNSACVDIQQGAFNNLLGAVVLGSGTVRAFGNIDNGSNGTTNWSGVSWCTSGTSVNIPISLEDCLNFCGTSVLPVELLYFDAKTSGSGVQLDWATASEVNNSHFIIQNSVDGMQFSELGRMMGAGNSSIQLDYSFHDDVPPHGLSYYRLLQVDYDGTTTTYDPVVVEYQRDESTFGLYPNPASTMIHILNSNPDRIYMVKIVDRSGKRILSRIGQESIDVSELRPDMYYVLIEDLIGVTHFEKLLIE, encoded by the coding sequence ATGTATTGGGAGATAGGAATCTTTAGAGTAAGGAGCACGGCAGTATCACGTCTCGTTCTCATAGTGACCATACTGATGAGCATGCTCTCGGATGTTGGCCGAATTCAGGCTGCCACATTCACCACCACGCAGAATGGGGACTGGAGTGACCCGGCCACATGGGGTGGGGTATATGTTTCATCATTTTTCCCAACACCTGTGACCGTACCCAATTGGTTCACTGCGGGTGCTGGAGATGTCATCATCATCGATCATGATGTGAATATGGACTACCCGATCTTCGTCCGTTCACCGGATGTTCTGATCATCAATACAGGTGCTTCCCTTGTATCTACGACTCATTCCTTCTACAATCTATCCCTAGGTGATCCATCAACGACCTATTCCAGCATTCAAGCTGGGGTATTCAGTTTCGGTGACTTATCGGTCCATTATATGCGGAACAATACTGAACTGGCCATCTTAGGAGGTCGGATAGAGGTCAACTCTTCAGGTGACTTTGACAACTTGGGAGATGTCTATGTTCAAGGTGCCTTGGATGTGGATGGTGACCTGAACCATAATTCTGGGAATCTCATAGTTTCAGGTGGAGGAAATATCACAGTGGGCACAGGTGATTTCCAGAATCGGTCCATTCTCGAGTTGAATTCGAACTCAGCTTGCGTAGATATCCAGCAAGGGGCATTCAACAACCTACTCGGAGCAGTGGTCCTAGGATCAGGAACGGTACGGGCTTTTGGGAATATCGACAATGGAAGCAATGGGACGACCAACTGGAGCGGGGTCTCTTGGTGTACATCTGGAACTTCTGTGAACATTCCTATCAGTCTGGAAGATTGCTTGAATTTCTGTGGTACATCCGTACTTCCGGTGGAACTGCTCTATTTTGATGCGAAGACATCCGGATCAGGTGTGCAGCTCGACTGGGCGACCGCCTCTGAAGTGAATAATTCCCATTTCATTATCCAGAACAGTGTGGATGGAATGCAGTTCTCAGAGCTAGGGCGGATGATGGGCGCAGGCAATAGCTCGATTCAATTGGACTATAGCTTCCATGACGATGTGCCTCCTCACGGACTGTCCTACTATCGACTACTTCAGGTCGACTACGATGGGACCACCACTACCTATGACCCTGTGGTCGTGGAGTACCAGCGGGATGAAAGCACATTCGGTCTTTATCCCAATCCGGCATCTACCATGATACATATACTGAATTCGAACCCGGATCGGATATACATGGTGAAGATCGTGGACCGCTCTGGAAAGCGTATCCTCTCGCGTATCGGGCAGGAAAGCATCGATGTTTCCGAGTTGAGGCCGGACATGTACTACGTGTTGATCGAGGATCTGATAGGAGTCACTCATTTCGAGAAGTTGCTGATCGAGTAG